In Crassostrea angulata isolate pt1a10 chromosome 4, ASM2561291v2, whole genome shotgun sequence, one genomic interval encodes:
- the LOC128181500 gene encoding protein SFI1 homolog isoform X2 has product MDQRNTSDAKLPFQRKNVTHDIQKGNSPSKAEILQNLNEHLSVHAERMRLLSRAEEGLVSESFSPHSGLHRSPDTDQKERSPKYNGVQENTTSKIPVPTARQKRREKEKGKEKENIVISMRLNSELMKTTTLEIHSMEEKTQRVVKQQSRKGIPKGKKSSVLIKNYRADYTWNRGGRLKELRIRHLARKFSLLWKQRVFGRVMPSDARRHYELQLMRRVYQEWHEMWWELRKEWRLMVRAECHHRYVVWSKVFGAWRLFVLYQKASAEKMELAAAIDNKAILTRAYRNWKEFVNLQREKKKITSKADRHHEQVLTRLVWMKWKEEHRIRQEQRDMEVVALQFWAYRIQAQHWLVWTEKLKEKRQVYHRHALSLRHYRLTIKRKCFFAWAQYWLQKRDQKRQQEYADKFYAQSILHRAFNLWLQRYELHQSIKHHQEHIDVLSRRFQMRQYFQMWKQYMVTQEEKKEKICLADSHHRRKLLMLVFSAFRLNLVQSRVKVMRNEMATEHYYKSLLRLHWNVWLRKCEDREEMQIIHLTEKARSHYQSVLKRKCWGALVVYTSLREHRKTQQVQADAFFFVHSMPRLIFRWRIYVEMEKMKRENQEKCTLFRKENLMARFFYQWYNCYEEHKDFRMNWRMAVLHHEDCARRQFLAKWRERLHICEQEKEKQSEAEQHYHAVLRRKHLLAWVQYVRDLRKMESLESKAITHHYKTSLKKALQTWIEYTKNSQKEKRQWKQASKFHQMNLCRKVMTAWKGLTWQGRQFKQVAEEKYSQRAMACKRWALLTWRNNVLENLQDRQEDQAAIVHYNRQLLHKVMMTWHRYAAIHAYKKSETRQWVESTKQALDTYKLQRYFWQWMKAREERILQKFKLEQAIYHHNTQLQHKVISKWKEFTANSLKKNLLMKQSVWFNNIRLMANYLSVWKWRYQLKQEENGKTDIALWHWSLVLQKKILVAWFGYMTERKRKKERITHALERRRTRQIRQGVTQWIAVATDLSGMRAKIAAQQHAQDAFVKHQLVQRCALHWRYITTKRRTQKGDNPCRTVIDQDQFQAKDFDYVPKLKPQAVEKLRQGNTSKTVPSHPLVSTSPKRLSEKDADFSSIRLPGRRKPRHPSFLEESLKKAGLFSESRCFANDSHQALPSEVSEDRLVNQTSAMSFPDPVQSSRNSPVSITGQHQDPVDSHDMSQGIDTHIPHLDLHTVTKQLTNLQENSEELDFHLPPQQHVHFDHFQSIQRGFGEQIQLLTPDHFLLHPDHETPASQCDFSPLSTPRTVDSTSLAVRSMIKTIDSTSGITGAPHGINEIHSLPLSEQIIRIRNQLKSFEQQKKKLRKLQKQHKQLATWIVDEEGTVSELEIQEVKAEVEEMEKEISVLQKEIEHKKPECGRLVVEVNSLIKLMSEQNRG; this is encoded by the exons ATGGACCAAAGAAATACAAGTGATGCAAAATTGCCTTTTCAAAGGAAAAATGTAACTCATGACATACAGAAAGGTAACTCACCGTCAAAGGCAGAAATTTTACAGAATCTGAATGAACACTTGTCTGTTCACGCGGAACGGATGAGGCTACTTAGTCGTGCAGAGGAAGGACTGGTCAGTGAAAGCTTTAGTCCACATTCAGGACTTCATCGCAGCCCTGACACAGACCAAAAAGAAAG GTCTCCAAAATACAATGGGGTGCAAGAAAATACAACATCCAAAATTCCAGTGCCTACTGCAAGACAGAAAcgtagagagaaagaaaaagggaaagagaaagaaaacataGTCATCAGCATGAGGTTAAATAGTGAGCTCATGAAAACAACTACACTGGAGATTCATTCTATGGAGGAGAAGACTCAGAGAGTGGTAAAACAGCAAAGCAGGAAAGGTATACCTAAAGGGAAGAAGAGTAGTGTGCTGATCAAAAACTATAGAGCTGACTATACATGGAACAGAGGTGGGCGTCTGAAAGAGCTTAGAATCAG GCATTTAGCAAGGAAATTTTCATTGCTTTGGAAACAAAGAGTATTTGGAAGAGTAATGCCATCTGATGCAAG GCGTCACTACGAATTACAGCTCATGAGGCGTGTGTATCAGGAGTGGCATGAGATGTGGTGGGAGCTGAGGAAGGAGTGGAGGCTGATGGTCAGGGCCGAATGTCACCACAG GTACGTGGTATGGAGTAAGGTTTTTGGTGCCTGGCGGCTGTTTGTCTTATATCAGAAGGCTTCTGCAGAAAAGATGGAACTAGCTGCTGCAATAG ATAACAAAGCTATCCTAACCAGGGCATACAGAAACTGGAAAGAGTTCGTAAATCTccagagagagaaaaagaaaatcactTCAAAAGCAGACAGACATCATGAGCAGGTGTTAACCag GCTGGTCTGGATGAAGTGGAAAGAAGAACACAGGATCAGGCAGGAACAGCGGGATATGGAAGTTGTGGCTTTACAGTTCTGGGCCTACAGAATCCAGGCACAG CATTGGTTAGTTTGGACAGAGAAACTGAAGGAGAAACGCCAGGTGTACCACAGACACGCTCTCTCGCTCAGACACTACAGGCTGACCATCAAGAGAAAGTGTTTCTTCGCCTGGGCCCAGTACTGGCTGCAGAAACGAGATCAAAAAAGACAACAAG AGTATGCAGATAAATTTTATGCCCAGAGTATTTTGCACCGTGCATTTAATTTGTGGCTTCAGCGATACGAGCTCCACCAGTCCATCAAACATCACCAGGAGCACATCGATGTGCTTTCTAGGAGGTTTCAGATGAGACAGTATTTCCAGATGTGGAAACAGT ACATGGTGACACAGGAAGAGAAGAAAGAAAAGATTTGTCTGGCAGACAGCCATCACAGGAGGAAGCTCTTG ATGCTGGTATTCAGTGCCTTTCGACTGAACTTGGTGCAGTCAAGAGTTAAAGTGATGAGAAATGAAATGGCCACTGAGCATTACTACAAATCA CTTCTTCGGCTCCACTGGAATGTCTGGCTGCGGAAATGTGAAGACAGAGAAGAAATGCAGATAATTCACCTCACAGAAAAAGCCCGTAGTCACTACCA GAGTGTGTTGAAAAGAAAGTGCTGGGGTGCTCTTGTTGTGTACACAAGTCTCAGGGAACAcagaaaa acaCAGCAAGTTCAAgctgatgcatttttctttgtCCATTCTATGCCAAGGCTTATTTTTCGCTGGAGGATTTATGTAGAAATGGAGaaaatgaaaagagaaaatCAGGAAAAATGCACACTGTTCAGAAA GGAGAACCTGATGGCGCGGTTTTTCTATCAATGGTATAACTGTTATGAAGAACATAAAGATTTCCGGATGAACTGGAGAATG GCTGTTCTTCACCATGAAGACTGTGCAAGGCGACAGTTTCTGGCCAAGTGGAGAGAGAGGTTACACATCTGTGAGCAAGAGAAAGAGAAACAA AGTGAGGCTGAGCAGCATTATCACGCTGTTCTGAGGAGGAAGCACCTGCTGGCATGGGTTCAATACGTCAGGGACCTCCGTAAAAT GGAATCTCTAGAGAGTAAGGCAATAACTCACCACTACAAGACCTCTCTGAAGAAAGCATTGCAAACTTGGATAGAG TACacaaaaaattctcaaaaagaGAAGAGACAGTGGAAACAAGCAAGCAAGTTTCATCAGATGAACCTGTGTAGAAAAGTAATGACTGCATGGAAAGGACTTACATGGCAAGGGAGGCAATTCAAGCAGGTAGCGGAGGAGAAATATTCTCAGAGGGCAATGGCTTGTAAACG CTGGGCTTTGCTCACATGGAGAAACAATGTATTGGAGAATCTGCAGGACAGACAAGAAGACCAGGCAGCCATTGTCCACTACAATAGACAGCTTCTACACAAG GTGATGATGACCTGGCATCGCTATGCTGCCATTCATGCTTACAAGAAATCTGAGACCAGACAATGGGTGGAGTCCACTAAACAAGCCCTGGACACAT ACAAGCTACAGAGGTATTTTTGGCAGTGGATGAAAGCAAGAGAGGAGAGAATTCTACAGAAATTCAAACTGGAGCAAGCTATCTATCATCACAACACACAGCTCCAGCACAAAGTCATCTCTAAGTGGAAAGAGTTCACAGCCAACTCGCTCAAGAAGAAT CTCCTCATGAAGCAGTCTGTATGGTTTAACAACATAAGACTGATGGCCAATTACCTGTCAGTGTGGAAGTGGCGATACCAGTTAAAACAAGAGGAGAATGGGAAGACGGACATTGCCCTGTGGCACTGGAGCCTGGTTCTCCAGAAGAAG ATTCTTGTGGCCTGGTTTGGATACATGACAGAGAGAAAGAGGAAGAAAGAGAGAATCACACATGCCTTGGAAAGACGGCGTACCCGACAAATACGACAAGGTGTCACCCAGTGGATTGCCGTGGCAACAGACCTTTCAGGCATGAGGGCCAAGATAGCGGCCCAACAGCATGCCCAG GATGCCTTTGTGAAGCATCAGCTGGTACAGCGTTGTGCATTACATTGGCGGTACATCACAACCAAGAGGAGGACTCAGAAGGGGGACAACCCATGCAGGACAGTGATTGATCAAGATCAGTTTCAGGCGAAAGATTTTGATTATGTGCCAAAATTAAAACCTCAGGCAGTTGAGAAGTTGAGGCAAGGGAACACCAGTAAAACAGTACCTAGTCATCCCCTTGTGTCCACGTCTCCCAAGAGGTTATCGGAGAAAGATGCAGATTTTTCGTCTATCAG GCTGCCTGGAAGACGAAAACCTCGCCACCCCTCATTCCTGGAGGAATCGCTCAAGAAAGCCGGTCTGTTCTCAGAATCCAG GTGCTTTGCTAATGATAGCCATCAAGCTCTACCAAGTGAAGTGTCTGAAGATAGACTTGTGAACCAAACTTCAGCCATGTCTTTCCCTGATCCTGTCCAGTCTTCCCGTAATTCACCTGTGTCAATCACAGGGCAGCATCAGGATCCTGTGGATTCACATGACATGTCTCAGGGTATCGACACACACATTCCTCACCTAGACTTACACACAGTGACCAAACAACTCACAAACCTACAGGAAAACAGTGAAGAACTGGATTTTCACTTGCCTCCACAACAACATGTACACTTTGACCATTTCCAATCCATACAGAGAGGATTTGGAGAACAGATCCAGCTATTGACTCCGGATCACTTTCTCCTACATCCGGATCATGAGACTCCAGCATCTCAGTGTGATTTTTCCCCTTTGAGTACCCCACGGACTGTAGATTCTACATCACTGGCTGTCAGGTCAATGATAAAAACTATAGACAGTACTTCTGGCATCACAGGGGCTCCTCACGGGATAAATGAAATTCATTCCTTGCCCTTAAGCGAACAAATAATCAGGATCAGAAATCAGCTGAAAAGTTTTgaacaacaaaaaaagaaacTAAG AAAGTTGCAGAAGCAACACAAACAACTGGCTACATGGATTGTTGATGAAGAAGGAACCGTGTCAGAATTGGAAATTCAAGAGGTGAAAGCCGAAGTTGAGGAG ATGGAGAAGGAAATTAGCGTCTTGCAAAAGGAGATAGAGCATAAAAAACCCGAGTGTGGTCGGTTGGTTGTAGAAGTCAACAGTCTCATCAAATTAATGTCAGAGCAGAATCGGGGATAA
- the LOC128181500 gene encoding protein SFI1 homolog isoform X1, producing MDQRNTSDAKLPFQRKNVTHDIQKGNSPSKAEILQNLNEHLSVHAERMRLLSRAEEGLVSESFSPHSGLHRSPDTDQKESRSPKYNGVQENTTSKIPVPTARQKRREKEKGKEKENIVISMRLNSELMKTTTLEIHSMEEKTQRVVKQQSRKGIPKGKKSSVLIKNYRADYTWNRGGRLKELRIRHLARKFSLLWKQRVFGRVMPSDARRHYELQLMRRVYQEWHEMWWELRKEWRLMVRAECHHRYVVWSKVFGAWRLFVLYQKASAEKMELAAAIDNKAILTRAYRNWKEFVNLQREKKKITSKADRHHEQVLTRLVWMKWKEEHRIRQEQRDMEVVALQFWAYRIQAQHWLVWTEKLKEKRQVYHRHALSLRHYRLTIKRKCFFAWAQYWLQKRDQKRQQEYADKFYAQSILHRAFNLWLQRYELHQSIKHHQEHIDVLSRRFQMRQYFQMWKQYMVTQEEKKEKICLADSHHRRKLLMLVFSAFRLNLVQSRVKVMRNEMATEHYYKSLLRLHWNVWLRKCEDREEMQIIHLTEKARSHYQSVLKRKCWGALVVYTSLREHRKTQQVQADAFFFVHSMPRLIFRWRIYVEMEKMKRENQEKCTLFRKENLMARFFYQWYNCYEEHKDFRMNWRMAVLHHEDCARRQFLAKWRERLHICEQEKEKQSEAEQHYHAVLRRKHLLAWVQYVRDLRKMESLESKAITHHYKTSLKKALQTWIEYTKNSQKEKRQWKQASKFHQMNLCRKVMTAWKGLTWQGRQFKQVAEEKYSQRAMACKRWALLTWRNNVLENLQDRQEDQAAIVHYNRQLLHKVMMTWHRYAAIHAYKKSETRQWVESTKQALDTYKLQRYFWQWMKAREERILQKFKLEQAIYHHNTQLQHKVISKWKEFTANSLKKNLLMKQSVWFNNIRLMANYLSVWKWRYQLKQEENGKTDIALWHWSLVLQKKILVAWFGYMTERKRKKERITHALERRRTRQIRQGVTQWIAVATDLSGMRAKIAAQQHAQDAFVKHQLVQRCALHWRYITTKRRTQKGDNPCRTVIDQDQFQAKDFDYVPKLKPQAVEKLRQGNTSKTVPSHPLVSTSPKRLSEKDADFSSIRLPGRRKPRHPSFLEESLKKAGLFSESRCFANDSHQALPSEVSEDRLVNQTSAMSFPDPVQSSRNSPVSITGQHQDPVDSHDMSQGIDTHIPHLDLHTVTKQLTNLQENSEELDFHLPPQQHVHFDHFQSIQRGFGEQIQLLTPDHFLLHPDHETPASQCDFSPLSTPRTVDSTSLAVRSMIKTIDSTSGITGAPHGINEIHSLPLSEQIIRIRNQLKSFEQQKKKLRKLQKQHKQLATWIVDEEGTVSELEIQEVKAEVEEMEKEISVLQKEIEHKKPECGRLVVEVNSLIKLMSEQNRG from the exons ATGGACCAAAGAAATACAAGTGATGCAAAATTGCCTTTTCAAAGGAAAAATGTAACTCATGACATACAGAAAGGTAACTCACCGTCAAAGGCAGAAATTTTACAGAATCTGAATGAACACTTGTCTGTTCACGCGGAACGGATGAGGCTACTTAGTCGTGCAGAGGAAGGACTGGTCAGTGAAAGCTTTAGTCCACATTCAGGACTTCATCGCAGCCCTGACACAGACCAAAAAGAAAG CAGGTCTCCAAAATACAATGGGGTGCAAGAAAATACAACATCCAAAATTCCAGTGCCTACTGCAAGACAGAAAcgtagagagaaagaaaaagggaaagagaaagaaaacataGTCATCAGCATGAGGTTAAATAGTGAGCTCATGAAAACAACTACACTGGAGATTCATTCTATGGAGGAGAAGACTCAGAGAGTGGTAAAACAGCAAAGCAGGAAAGGTATACCTAAAGGGAAGAAGAGTAGTGTGCTGATCAAAAACTATAGAGCTGACTATACATGGAACAGAGGTGGGCGTCTGAAAGAGCTTAGAATCAG GCATTTAGCAAGGAAATTTTCATTGCTTTGGAAACAAAGAGTATTTGGAAGAGTAATGCCATCTGATGCAAG GCGTCACTACGAATTACAGCTCATGAGGCGTGTGTATCAGGAGTGGCATGAGATGTGGTGGGAGCTGAGGAAGGAGTGGAGGCTGATGGTCAGGGCCGAATGTCACCACAG GTACGTGGTATGGAGTAAGGTTTTTGGTGCCTGGCGGCTGTTTGTCTTATATCAGAAGGCTTCTGCAGAAAAGATGGAACTAGCTGCTGCAATAG ATAACAAAGCTATCCTAACCAGGGCATACAGAAACTGGAAAGAGTTCGTAAATCTccagagagagaaaaagaaaatcactTCAAAAGCAGACAGACATCATGAGCAGGTGTTAACCag GCTGGTCTGGATGAAGTGGAAAGAAGAACACAGGATCAGGCAGGAACAGCGGGATATGGAAGTTGTGGCTTTACAGTTCTGGGCCTACAGAATCCAGGCACAG CATTGGTTAGTTTGGACAGAGAAACTGAAGGAGAAACGCCAGGTGTACCACAGACACGCTCTCTCGCTCAGACACTACAGGCTGACCATCAAGAGAAAGTGTTTCTTCGCCTGGGCCCAGTACTGGCTGCAGAAACGAGATCAAAAAAGACAACAAG AGTATGCAGATAAATTTTATGCCCAGAGTATTTTGCACCGTGCATTTAATTTGTGGCTTCAGCGATACGAGCTCCACCAGTCCATCAAACATCACCAGGAGCACATCGATGTGCTTTCTAGGAGGTTTCAGATGAGACAGTATTTCCAGATGTGGAAACAGT ACATGGTGACACAGGAAGAGAAGAAAGAAAAGATTTGTCTGGCAGACAGCCATCACAGGAGGAAGCTCTTG ATGCTGGTATTCAGTGCCTTTCGACTGAACTTGGTGCAGTCAAGAGTTAAAGTGATGAGAAATGAAATGGCCACTGAGCATTACTACAAATCA CTTCTTCGGCTCCACTGGAATGTCTGGCTGCGGAAATGTGAAGACAGAGAAGAAATGCAGATAATTCACCTCACAGAAAAAGCCCGTAGTCACTACCA GAGTGTGTTGAAAAGAAAGTGCTGGGGTGCTCTTGTTGTGTACACAAGTCTCAGGGAACAcagaaaa acaCAGCAAGTTCAAgctgatgcatttttctttgtCCATTCTATGCCAAGGCTTATTTTTCGCTGGAGGATTTATGTAGAAATGGAGaaaatgaaaagagaaaatCAGGAAAAATGCACACTGTTCAGAAA GGAGAACCTGATGGCGCGGTTTTTCTATCAATGGTATAACTGTTATGAAGAACATAAAGATTTCCGGATGAACTGGAGAATG GCTGTTCTTCACCATGAAGACTGTGCAAGGCGACAGTTTCTGGCCAAGTGGAGAGAGAGGTTACACATCTGTGAGCAAGAGAAAGAGAAACAA AGTGAGGCTGAGCAGCATTATCACGCTGTTCTGAGGAGGAAGCACCTGCTGGCATGGGTTCAATACGTCAGGGACCTCCGTAAAAT GGAATCTCTAGAGAGTAAGGCAATAACTCACCACTACAAGACCTCTCTGAAGAAAGCATTGCAAACTTGGATAGAG TACacaaaaaattctcaaaaagaGAAGAGACAGTGGAAACAAGCAAGCAAGTTTCATCAGATGAACCTGTGTAGAAAAGTAATGACTGCATGGAAAGGACTTACATGGCAAGGGAGGCAATTCAAGCAGGTAGCGGAGGAGAAATATTCTCAGAGGGCAATGGCTTGTAAACG CTGGGCTTTGCTCACATGGAGAAACAATGTATTGGAGAATCTGCAGGACAGACAAGAAGACCAGGCAGCCATTGTCCACTACAATAGACAGCTTCTACACAAG GTGATGATGACCTGGCATCGCTATGCTGCCATTCATGCTTACAAGAAATCTGAGACCAGACAATGGGTGGAGTCCACTAAACAAGCCCTGGACACAT ACAAGCTACAGAGGTATTTTTGGCAGTGGATGAAAGCAAGAGAGGAGAGAATTCTACAGAAATTCAAACTGGAGCAAGCTATCTATCATCACAACACACAGCTCCAGCACAAAGTCATCTCTAAGTGGAAAGAGTTCACAGCCAACTCGCTCAAGAAGAAT CTCCTCATGAAGCAGTCTGTATGGTTTAACAACATAAGACTGATGGCCAATTACCTGTCAGTGTGGAAGTGGCGATACCAGTTAAAACAAGAGGAGAATGGGAAGACGGACATTGCCCTGTGGCACTGGAGCCTGGTTCTCCAGAAGAAG ATTCTTGTGGCCTGGTTTGGATACATGACAGAGAGAAAGAGGAAGAAAGAGAGAATCACACATGCCTTGGAAAGACGGCGTACCCGACAAATACGACAAGGTGTCACCCAGTGGATTGCCGTGGCAACAGACCTTTCAGGCATGAGGGCCAAGATAGCGGCCCAACAGCATGCCCAG GATGCCTTTGTGAAGCATCAGCTGGTACAGCGTTGTGCATTACATTGGCGGTACATCACAACCAAGAGGAGGACTCAGAAGGGGGACAACCCATGCAGGACAGTGATTGATCAAGATCAGTTTCAGGCGAAAGATTTTGATTATGTGCCAAAATTAAAACCTCAGGCAGTTGAGAAGTTGAGGCAAGGGAACACCAGTAAAACAGTACCTAGTCATCCCCTTGTGTCCACGTCTCCCAAGAGGTTATCGGAGAAAGATGCAGATTTTTCGTCTATCAG GCTGCCTGGAAGACGAAAACCTCGCCACCCCTCATTCCTGGAGGAATCGCTCAAGAAAGCCGGTCTGTTCTCAGAATCCAG GTGCTTTGCTAATGATAGCCATCAAGCTCTACCAAGTGAAGTGTCTGAAGATAGACTTGTGAACCAAACTTCAGCCATGTCTTTCCCTGATCCTGTCCAGTCTTCCCGTAATTCACCTGTGTCAATCACAGGGCAGCATCAGGATCCTGTGGATTCACATGACATGTCTCAGGGTATCGACACACACATTCCTCACCTAGACTTACACACAGTGACCAAACAACTCACAAACCTACAGGAAAACAGTGAAGAACTGGATTTTCACTTGCCTCCACAACAACATGTACACTTTGACCATTTCCAATCCATACAGAGAGGATTTGGAGAACAGATCCAGCTATTGACTCCGGATCACTTTCTCCTACATCCGGATCATGAGACTCCAGCATCTCAGTGTGATTTTTCCCCTTTGAGTACCCCACGGACTGTAGATTCTACATCACTGGCTGTCAGGTCAATGATAAAAACTATAGACAGTACTTCTGGCATCACAGGGGCTCCTCACGGGATAAATGAAATTCATTCCTTGCCCTTAAGCGAACAAATAATCAGGATCAGAAATCAGCTGAAAAGTTTTgaacaacaaaaaaagaaacTAAG AAAGTTGCAGAAGCAACACAAACAACTGGCTACATGGATTGTTGATGAAGAAGGAACCGTGTCAGAATTGGAAATTCAAGAGGTGAAAGCCGAAGTTGAGGAG ATGGAGAAGGAAATTAGCGTCTTGCAAAAGGAGATAGAGCATAAAAAACCCGAGTGTGGTCGGTTGGTTGTAGAAGTCAACAGTCTCATCAAATTAATGTCAGAGCAGAATCGGGGATAA